One genomic segment of Bradyrhizobium diazoefficiens includes these proteins:
- a CDS encoding MFS transporter gives MSIFWLALGAFAIGTEGFVIAGLLPAIANDLTISVPAAGQLVTAYALTYAVGSPILAVALNNIDRRTVLALALTTFIAGNLAAMVASSYALLLASRMLMALGSGLCMPTALAVSVAVASPERRGRAVALVTSGLTVATVIGVPLGNLVGSLLGWRATFAMVALIGTVALAGLLLGLPRGLPRNTASFGERLAVARHSNVVIALLITILWALGGFTLFTYFAVPLRGLGFDASQISLALLVFGGAAAIGNMLGGVLADRLGALATAALGLAGMASALMLYSLVLKLMPGQAHYAVLGAIFLWGLSGWAFYPAQIASIIRIEPQASMIALSLNASAMYLGFAIGGALGGAVLATLSPNDLGWIGGSSVAASLLVHLARGWQARPKPVKIAG, from the coding sequence ATGAGCATATTCTGGCTGGCCCTCGGGGCCTTCGCAATCGGCACGGAAGGCTTTGTCATTGCAGGGCTTTTGCCGGCGATCGCCAATGATCTTACGATTTCGGTCCCGGCCGCCGGGCAATTGGTCACCGCCTATGCCCTCACCTATGCCGTGGGCTCGCCGATCCTGGCCGTGGCGCTGAACAATATCGACCGCCGTACCGTGCTGGCACTGGCGCTGACGACCTTCATCGCCGGCAACCTCGCGGCTATGGTGGCCTCCAGCTACGCCCTGCTGCTGGCCTCGCGGATGCTGATGGCGCTGGGCTCCGGGCTGTGCATGCCGACGGCGCTCGCCGTGTCGGTGGCCGTCGCCTCCCCTGAACGGCGCGGCCGCGCCGTCGCGCTTGTCACCTCCGGCCTTACGGTTGCGACCGTCATCGGCGTTCCCCTCGGCAATCTGGTCGGCAGCCTGCTCGGCTGGCGCGCGACCTTTGCGATGGTTGCCCTGATTGGGACTGTCGCGCTCGCAGGCCTTCTACTCGGCCTGCCCCGCGGTCTGCCGCGCAATACGGCCTCGTTCGGCGAAAGGCTGGCGGTGGCGCGTCACAGCAATGTCGTGATCGCGCTCCTGATCACCATTCTCTGGGCTCTCGGCGGCTTCACCCTTTTCACTTACTTCGCCGTCCCGCTGCGCGGCCTCGGTTTCGATGCCTCGCAGATCAGCCTCGCGTTGCTGGTGTTCGGCGGTGCCGCCGCGATCGGCAACATGCTCGGCGGCGTCCTGGCCGACCGGCTCGGCGCGCTGGCGACCGCAGCCCTTGGCCTTGCCGGCATGGCGAGCGCGCTGATGCTGTATTCGCTGGTCCTGAAGCTGATGCCGGGGCAGGCGCATTACGCCGTGCTGGGCGCTATCTTCCTCTGGGGCCTCTCGGGCTGGGCGTTCTACCCGGCCCAGATCGCCAGCATCATCCGGATCGAGCCGCAGGCCTCGATGATCGCGCTCTCGCTCAATGCCTCCGCAATGTATCTCGGCTTCGCCATCGGGGGCGCATTGGGCGGCGCGGTGCTGGCCACCCTGTCGCCGAACGATCTCGGCTGGATCGGCGGATCGAGCGTTGCAGCCTCGCTTCTGGTGCATCTCGCCCGCGGCTGGCAGGCACGGCCAAAACCCGTCAAAATTGCCGGTTGA
- a CDS encoding ArsR/SmtB family transcription factor has translation MSRTPLHPTREQIELPMVLDCLSDPIRLAIVYQLAQQERVSSELCCGDFNGLAGKSNLAYHFAKLRECGLMLTRVAGTNRFMRLRREDLDARFPGLLDAVLKSAAKDADRLQLIAECDVVEAD, from the coding sequence ATGAGCCGCACACCCCTCCATCCCACCCGCGAGCAGATCGAGCTGCCGATGGTTCTGGATTGCTTGAGCGATCCAATCCGTCTTGCGATCGTCTACCAGCTCGCCCAGCAGGAACGTGTCAGCAGCGAACTCTGCTGTGGCGATTTCAACGGGCTCGCCGGCAAGTCGAACCTCGCCTATCACTTCGCAAAATTGCGCGAATGCGGCCTGATGCTGACGCGCGTCGCAGGGACCAACCGCTTCATGCGGCTGCGCCGCGAGGATCTCGACGCGCGGTTTCCGGGCCTGCTCGATGCCGTCCTCAAGTCAGCGGCGAAGGATGCGGATAGGCTTCAGCTGATTGCGGAGTGCGATGTGGTTGAGGCGGATTGA
- a CDS encoding class I SAM-dependent methyltransferase, producing MDDWIDYYDSTHTIYVSKLHRDLHFQIIARDIIGYISSPDATVLDYACGEALSASQVASACGQLILAEPAPGVRGRLIARFAPNTKIRVRSLDDVRKMQDQSIDLVVMNSVAQYMAPEELDAALLTIRRILKPSGKLVLGDILQPNVGMGRDVMALLSFGLRHGFLKDALIGLISTALSDYRHLRSRIGLQRYSEDEITAKLTAAGFAAQRAHANIGHNRWRMTFVARPPLVR from the coding sequence ATGGACGATTGGATCGATTACTACGACTCCACGCATACGATCTATGTCAGCAAGCTGCATCGCGATTTGCACTTCCAGATCATCGCGCGGGACATCATCGGCTACATCTCCTCGCCCGACGCGACCGTGCTGGACTATGCCTGCGGCGAGGCGCTGTCGGCGAGCCAGGTCGCATCTGCCTGCGGCCAGCTGATCCTCGCCGAGCCGGCACCCGGGGTGCGCGGCCGGCTGATTGCGCGCTTTGCCCCGAACACAAAGATCCGCGTCCGCTCGCTCGACGACGTCCGCAAGATGCAGGATCAGTCCATCGACCTGGTGGTGATGAACTCGGTCGCGCAATACATGGCGCCCGAGGAGCTCGATGCCGCGCTCCTCACCATCCGCCGCATCCTGAAGCCCTCCGGCAAGCTTGTGCTCGGCGATATCCTGCAGCCCAATGTGGGCATGGGCCGCGACGTGATGGCGCTGCTGAGCTTTGGCCTCCGGCATGGCTTCCTGAAGGACGCGCTGATCGGGCTCATCAGCACCGCACTGTCAGATTACCGTCATCTGCGCTCGCGCATCGGGCTCCAGCGCTACAGCGAGGACGAGATCACCGCCAAGCTCACCGCGGCCGGCTTCGCGGCCCAGCGTGCGCACGCCAATATCGGCCACAATCGCTGGCGCATGACCTTCGTCGCGCGACCGCCCCTGGTGCGTTAA
- a CDS encoding Dps family protein → MSKAPSKVSPDLDTPTDLSPQAVNKVSEALNVLLADAFALYLKTKNFHWHISGRHFRDYHLLLDEQSDQIFATTDQLAERVRKIGGTTLKSIGQVAKLQTIKDNNEDYVPPREMLRELMQDNKHVAAAMRKAHEVCDEAGDVASASILEVFIDETERRTWFLFEATRQEGGNEA, encoded by the coding sequence GTGAGCAAAGCCCCCAGCAAGGTCTCGCCCGACCTCGACACTCCCACCGATCTGTCGCCCCAGGCGGTCAACAAGGTTTCCGAGGCGCTCAACGTGCTTCTGGCCGACGCATTCGCGCTGTACCTGAAGACCAAGAATTTCCACTGGCACATCAGCGGCCGGCATTTCCGCGACTATCACCTTCTGCTCGACGAGCAGTCCGACCAGATCTTCGCCACCACCGACCAGCTCGCCGAGCGCGTCCGCAAGATCGGCGGCACCACGCTGAAGTCGATCGGCCAGGTCGCCAAGCTCCAGACCATCAAGGACAACAACGAGGACTACGTTCCGCCGCGTGAGATGCTGCGTGAATTGATGCAGGACAACAAGCACGTCGCCGCTGCGATGCGCAAGGCGCACGAGGTCTGCGATGAGGCCGGCGACGTCGCCAGCGCGAGCATCCTCGAAGTCTTCATCGACGAGACCGAGCGCCGGACGTGGTTCCTGTTCGAAGCCACCCGCCAGGAAGGCGGCAACGAGGCGTAG
- a CDS encoding cupin domain-containing protein produces the protein MSAVRDHAEPLAIVFEDDGLVPNNILPFLVYQGAVKLDRKRPEETIENLFGANGWGGSWRNGVYDYLHYHATVHEVLGVARGHARVRFGGDHGQELEIKAGDIAILPAGTGHQCIRASDDFCVIGAYPPGAKMEVTRATPENHAKALKTIPQVALPPADPVTGSNGALMRLWQ, from the coding sequence ATGTCCGCCGTCCGCGACCATGCCGAGCCGCTCGCCATCGTGTTCGAGGACGACGGGCTCGTGCCGAACAACATCCTCCCCTTCCTGGTCTATCAGGGCGCGGTGAAGCTCGATCGGAAGCGGCCGGAGGAGACGATCGAAAACCTGTTCGGCGCGAACGGCTGGGGCGGCAGCTGGCGCAACGGCGTCTACGATTATCTGCACTATCATGCGACCGTTCACGAGGTGCTCGGCGTCGCGCGCGGCCACGCGCGGGTCCGCTTCGGCGGCGATCACGGCCAGGAGCTCGAAATCAAGGCGGGCGATATTGCGATCCTGCCCGCCGGCACCGGCCATCAATGCATCAGGGCCAGCGACGATTTCTGCGTGATCGGCGCCTATCCGCCGGGCGCGAAGATGGAGGTTACACGGGCGACGCCAGAGAACCATGCCAAGGCGCTGAAGACGATTCCGCAAGTGGCGCTGCCACCGGCAGATCCCGTGACAGGGAGCAATGGTGCGCTGATGCGGTTGTGGCAGTAG
- the carA gene encoding glutamine-hydrolyzing carbamoyl-phosphate synthase small subunit: protein MTQHDNDTAWPDHKPTALLVLADGTVLEGFGLGAEGHAVGEVCFNTAMTGYEEILTDPSYAGQLITFTFPHIGNVGTNEEDIETVNMAATPGARGVILRTAITDPSNYRATKHLDAWLRARGIIGLSGIDTRALTALIRSKGMPNAVIAHSRTGEFDLHGLKEEAREWPGLEGMDLVPMVTSGQRFTWDETPWLWDKGFGRQDKPEFNVVAIDYGIKRNILRLLAGVGCKVTVVPATTSSEDILAMKPDGVFLSNGPGDPAATGKYAVPVIQDVIKSGTPTFGICLGHQMLGLAVGAKTKKMHQGHHGANHPVKDETTGKVEITSMNHGFAVDETTLPKGARQTHVSLFDGSNCGIQLDGKPVFSVQYHPEASPGPRDSHYLFQRFADLMRQKKSA, encoded by the coding sequence ATGACACAACATGACAACGATACCGCCTGGCCGGACCATAAACCGACCGCGCTCCTCGTGCTTGCCGACGGCACGGTGCTCGAAGGCTTTGGTCTCGGTGCCGAAGGCCATGCCGTCGGTGAAGTCTGCTTCAACACCGCGATGACCGGCTATGAGGAGATCCTCACCGATCCCTCCTACGCCGGCCAGCTCATTACCTTCACCTTCCCGCATATCGGCAATGTCGGTACCAACGAGGAAGACATCGAGACGGTGAACATGGCCGCGACGCCAGGCGCGCGCGGCGTGATCCTGCGCACCGCGATCACCGATCCATCGAACTACCGGGCCACCAAGCATCTCGACGCCTGGCTCAGGGCGCGCGGCATCATCGGCCTGTCCGGCATCGATACCCGTGCGCTGACCGCGCTGATCCGCAGCAAGGGCATGCCCAATGCCGTGATCGCGCATTCCAGGACCGGCGAGTTCGACCTGCATGGCCTCAAGGAGGAAGCGCGGGAATGGCCTGGCCTCGAGGGCATGGACCTCGTGCCGATGGTCACCAGCGGCCAGCGCTTCACCTGGGACGAGACGCCCTGGTTGTGGGATAAGGGTTTTGGCCGGCAAGACAAGCCCGAGTTCAACGTCGTCGCCATCGACTACGGCATCAAGCGCAACATTTTGCGCCTGCTTGCCGGCGTCGGCTGCAAGGTGACGGTGGTGCCGGCGACGACCTCGTCCGAAGACATCCTGGCGATGAAGCCGGACGGCGTGTTCCTGTCGAACGGTCCGGGCGATCCGGCCGCGACCGGCAAATACGCCGTGCCCGTGATCCAGGACGTCATCAAGTCGGGCACGCCGACCTTCGGGATTTGTCTCGGCCACCAGATGCTCGGCCTTGCCGTCGGCGCGAAGACGAAGAAAATGCATCAAGGCCATCACGGCGCCAATCATCCCGTCAAGGACGAGACCACCGGCAAGGTCGAGATCACCTCGATGAACCACGGTTTTGCGGTGGACGAGACGACGCTGCCGAAGGGCGCGAGGCAGACCCACGTCTCGCTGTTCGACGGCTCCAATTGCGGCATCCAGCTCGACGGCAAGCCGGTGTTCTCGGTGCAGTATCACCCCGAGGCCTCGCCGGGTCCGCGCGACTCGCACTATCTATTCCAGCGCTTCGCCGACCTGATGCGGCAGAAGAAGAGCGCGTAA
- a CDS encoding GatB/YqeY domain-containing protein yields MLRDDINNAVKEAMKAKDERKLSTLRMVNSTIKNADIDARGQGKPPLTDADLLAVLQKMIKQRQESVELYEKGGRAELAAQEREEIAVISAYLPKQMSDDEVKKAIADAITETGAAGMKDMGKVIAVLRAKYAGQMDFGKASGLVKTALSS; encoded by the coding sequence ATGCTGCGCGACGACATCAACAATGCGGTCAAGGAGGCCATGAAGGCCAAGGACGAGCGCAAGCTATCCACGCTGCGCATGGTCAACTCGACCATCAAGAATGCCGACATCGACGCACGCGGGCAGGGCAAGCCGCCGCTGACCGACGCCGATCTGCTTGCTGTGCTGCAGAAGATGATCAAGCAGCGTCAGGAATCGGTCGAGCTCTATGAGAAGGGCGGCCGCGCCGAGCTCGCCGCGCAGGAGCGCGAGGAGATCGCGGTGATCTCGGCGTACTTGCCGAAGCAGATGTCGGACGATGAGGTGAAGAAGGCGATCGCGGACGCCATCACTGAAACCGGCGCCGCCGGCATGAAGGACATGGGCAAGGTGATCGCGGTGCTGCGCGCGAAATACGCGGGACAGATGGACTTCGGCAAGGCGTCCGGCCTCGTGAAGACCGCGCTATCCAGCTAG
- a CDS encoding acyl-CoA synthetase, with translation MLTEAATYEELTRSFRWDIPAPFNIAEACCDRHADGTGRLALIYVDENGATTRTSFDEVAEMSRRFANVLKADGLVRGDRVAVFLSQSLELPIAHMAAFRSAMISVPLFALFGEDALEFRLSNSQAKAIVTDEGGWEKLAKIRDRLPDLKNVYVVGERAPSGTKSFWDAVKGASPDFARVDTSCDDPALIIYTSGTTGNPKGALHAHRVVLGHLPNVEMCHNFLPRPGDLMWTPADWAWIGGLINGLLAFWYHGIPLVGHRARKFEPQAAMQMMADLGVRNVFLPPTALKLMRQAGVKHPGVKLRSIFTGGESLGGELLGWVRETFGIDAHEVFGQTECNLVIGSNSNLFPIRAGSMGKATPGFDVRIVNDKGEELPRGQRGIIGVRQPCPVTMLEYWRNPEATAKKYAGEFLLTGDLGVQDEDGYFWYVSREDDVITTAGYRVGPSEIEHTLMKHPSVAMAAVVGIPDPIRTEQIKAWIVLRPGFTGSDALAREIQDFVKVQLAAHEYPRVVAFAETLPMTATGKVLRRELRARG, from the coding sequence ATGCTCACCGAAGCCGCGACCTACGAAGAGCTCACCCGCAGCTTCCGCTGGGACATCCCGGCGCCCTTCAACATCGCGGAGGCGTGCTGCGACCGGCATGCCGACGGCACCGGCCGCCTCGCGCTGATCTATGTTGACGAGAACGGCGCGACGACGCGCACCTCGTTCGACGAGGTCGCGGAGATGTCGCGCCGCTTCGCCAATGTGCTGAAGGCCGACGGCCTCGTCCGTGGCGACCGCGTCGCGGTGTTCCTGTCGCAGTCGCTGGAATTGCCGATCGCGCATATGGCGGCGTTCCGTTCGGCGATGATCTCGGTCCCGCTGTTTGCGCTGTTCGGCGAGGATGCGTTGGAATTCCGTCTGTCGAATTCGCAGGCCAAGGCCATCGTAACCGACGAGGGCGGCTGGGAGAAGCTGGCAAAAATCCGCGATCGCCTGCCGGACCTGAAGAACGTCTATGTCGTCGGCGAGCGCGCACCATCAGGCACGAAATCGTTCTGGGATGCGGTGAAGGGCGCATCGCCCGACTTCGCGCGGGTCGACACGTCGTGCGACGATCCCGCGCTGATCATCTACACCTCGGGCACGACAGGCAATCCCAAGGGCGCGCTGCATGCGCATCGCGTCGTGCTCGGACATTTGCCCAATGTCGAGATGTGCCACAACTTCTTGCCCAGGCCCGGCGATCTGATGTGGACGCCGGCGGACTGGGCCTGGATCGGCGGCCTCATCAACGGCCTGCTCGCGTTCTGGTATCACGGCATTCCGCTGGTCGGCCATCGCGCGCGAAAATTCGAGCCGCAGGCGGCGATGCAGATGATGGCCGACCTCGGCGTCCGCAACGTCTTCCTGCCGCCGACGGCGCTGAAGCTGATGCGGCAGGCCGGCGTGAAGCATCCCGGCGTGAAGCTACGCAGCATCTTCACCGGGGGTGAATCGCTCGGCGGCGAGCTGCTCGGCTGGGTGCGCGAGACCTTCGGCATCGACGCGCACGAAGTATTCGGCCAGACCGAGTGCAATCTCGTGATCGGCAGCAATTCGAACCTGTTCCCGATCCGCGCCGGTTCGATGGGCAAGGCGACGCCGGGCTTCGACGTCCGCATCGTCAACGACAAGGGCGAGGAGCTGCCCCGCGGCCAGCGCGGCATCATCGGCGTGCGTCAGCCGTGCCCGGTCACCATGCTCGAATATTGGCGCAATCCGGAGGCGACGGCGAAGAAATATGCCGGCGAGTTCCTGCTGACCGGCGATCTCGGCGTGCAGGATGAGGACGGCTATTTCTGGTATGTCAGCCGCGAGGACGACGTCATCACCACCGCCGGCTATCGCGTCGGCCCGTCCGAGATCGAGCACACCTTGATGAAGCATCCCTCCGTGGCGATGGCGGCGGTGGTCGGTATCCCCGACCCGATCCGCACCGAACAGATCAAGGCCTGGATCGTGCTGCGTCCGGGTTTTACCGGCAGCGATGCGCTGGCGCGCGAGATCCAGGACTTCGTCAAGGTGCAGCTCGCCGCCCACGAATATCCGCGCGTCGTCGCGTTCGCCGAGACCTTGCCGATGACCGCAACGGGCAAGGTGCTGCGGCGCGAGCTGCGGGCGAGGGGCTAG
- a CDS encoding MarR family winged helix-turn-helix transcriptional regulator — protein sequence MAKTAQAAGLHRASLDKLHDLDAALELMYYGWRGMTLEADAYLAKQGLSRSHHRILYVVARRPDIAIGALIEILGISKQALNRPLNLLLERKLLTSKRSPEQHRSKLLRLTAAGQRIEQKASDHERKVLREAFDRAGAQGAAAWMAVMGSIADNN from the coding sequence ATGGCAAAGACCGCTCAAGCCGCGGGGCTTCACCGCGCCTCACTCGACAAGCTGCACGATCTCGATGCGGCATTGGAGCTGATGTATTACGGCTGGCGTGGCATGACGCTGGAGGCCGACGCATATCTGGCGAAGCAGGGCCTGTCGCGTTCGCACCATCGCATCCTCTACGTGGTGGCGCGCCGGCCCGATATCGCGATCGGCGCACTGATCGAGATCCTCGGCATTTCCAAGCAGGCCCTGAACCGACCGCTCAATCTGCTGCTGGAGCGCAAGCTCCTGACGTCGAAACGGTCGCCCGAGCAGCACCGTTCCAAGCTGCTGCGCCTGACTGCCGCGGGGCAGCGCATCGAGCAGAAGGCATCGGACCACGAGCGCAAGGTCTTGCGCGAGGCGTTTGACCGCGCCGGAGCGCAGGGGGCGGCCGCGTGGATGGCCGTCATGGGATCGATCGCCGACAACAACTGA
- a CDS encoding SRPBCC family protein, whose protein sequence is MNLDQFKPLTVYTIYIASTPEKMWEALTSAEFSKLYFFGNTVEVEPRLGGAFVVRTPDGALHISGEVLAYDPPKKLSVTFNVNWPELIEKLGPTLVTYDIEQVGDAVRLTMSEGHDRPLSDDILAGGRQGWPAILSSLKSVLETGKPLVVKMGPPQRMLDALKAMGIKTP, encoded by the coding sequence ATGAACCTCGACCAGTTCAAGCCGCTGACGGTCTACACCATCTACATCGCCTCCACGCCGGAGAAGATGTGGGAGGCCCTGACCTCGGCCGAGTTCAGCAAGCTGTATTTCTTCGGCAATACCGTGGAGGTCGAGCCCCGTCTTGGCGGCGCGTTCGTCGTGCGCACGCCCGACGGCGCGCTGCACATCAGCGGCGAGGTCCTCGCTTACGACCCGCCGAAAAAACTCTCTGTCACCTTCAACGTCAACTGGCCGGAACTGATCGAAAAGCTCGGCCCGACGCTCGTGACCTACGACATCGAACAGGTCGGCGATGCGGTCCGGCTGACCATGAGCGAAGGCCATGACCGGCCGCTCAGCGACGACATCCTTGCCGGCGGACGGCAGGGCTGGCCGGCGATCCTCTCCAGCCTGAAGAGCGTGCTCGAGACCGGCAAGCCGCTGGTCGTGAAAATGGGCCCGCCGCAACGGATGCTGGACGCCCTGAAGGCGATGGGGATCAAGACGCCGTAG
- a CDS encoding SRPBCC family protein — MSKPQFVYVSYIETTPEKLWEALTSSEFTRQYWFGAEVRSDWKVGSPFALSLDGEVTDSGEILEADPPRRLSYSFKHHKYEELRDEPISRVVFTIEPFGPVVRLTVLHDGFIEGGKYLGAVSNGWPAILSQLKSLLETGKLLNIPRAALNKGFDAK; from the coding sequence ATGAGTAAGCCGCAATTCGTCTATGTGAGCTATATCGAGACCACACCGGAAAAGCTGTGGGAGGCGCTGACGTCGAGCGAATTCACACGGCAATACTGGTTCGGCGCCGAAGTGCGGTCAGACTGGAAAGTCGGCTCGCCCTTTGCGCTGTCGCTGGACGGCGAGGTCACCGATTCAGGTGAAATCCTCGAAGCCGATCCGCCGCGGCGCCTGTCGTACAGCTTCAAGCACCACAAATACGAAGAGCTGCGCGATGAGCCGATCTCGCGCGTCGTCTTCACCATCGAACCGTTCGGTCCGGTCGTGCGTTTGACCGTGCTGCATGACGGCTTCATCGAGGGCGGCAAGTACCTCGGCGCCGTCTCCAACGGCTGGCCGGCGATTCTGTCGCAGCTCAAGAGCCTGCTGGAGACCGGCAAGCTGCTCAACATTCCACGCGCGGCCCTCAACAAGGGATTTGATGCAAAATGA
- a CDS encoding ArsR/SmtB family transcription factor gives MDEVFKALADASRRSLLDRLHARNGQTLNELCEGLSMTRQAVTKHLVILEEANLVTTIRHGREKLHYLNPVPIHQIGERWIRKFERGKLAALSELKRQLEKRDE, from the coding sequence ATGGATGAGGTCTTCAAAGCGCTCGCCGATGCGTCACGACGCTCGCTGCTGGACAGGCTTCACGCCAGGAACGGCCAGACGCTGAACGAACTTTGCGAGGGCCTTTCGATGACGCGCCAGGCGGTCACGAAACACCTTGTCATTCTCGAGGAGGCCAATTTGGTCACGACCATCAGGCATGGCCGCGAGAAGCTGCACTATCTCAACCCGGTGCCGATCCATCAGATCGGCGAACGCTGGATCAGGAAGTTCGAGCGCGGCAAGCTCGCCGCGCTCAGCGAGTTGAAACGCCAGTTGGAGAAACGCGATGAGTAA
- a CDS encoding LVIVD repeat-containing protein, whose translation MFRCVLTAACLVLFAGSAAVHAQKQTIGAPPEASNMKLVGTNDLQARSAYQPTIHYQGDRWIAYIGHHGGTDDVPAPVNPMTGQAEPNGTSIVDVTDPAHPKYLRHLPGQEGKYESGGAQMVRVCDGKSLPKGDPDAVYMLRTFGSEAHEIWNVADPANPVLVTRIGGLKDTHKSWWECDTGIAFLVSGAPDWRTRRMTQVYDLSDPAHPQKIRDFGLPGQEPGSTGPVPTELHGPISTGPNGNRVFFGYGTNKGGILQIVDRDKLLNGPKEPTADNLRYPEIARLPMSAFNGAHTTFPMLDMPIAEFAEDKDGKTRDIVMIVDEAILNECGEARQMVWFADVTTETRPMMISSYTVPEASGQFCQRGGRFGSHSSNESMAPVYYKKMAFIAFFNAGVRALDIRDPYHPKEVGYFIPSITNATDKRCIPVEGGERCKVAIQTNNVETDERGYIYIVDRANTGLHILELTGPARAVAGLPKN comes from the coding sequence ATGTTCCGTTGTGTCCTGACTGCTGCCTGCCTCGTTCTTTTCGCCGGCAGCGCCGCCGTTCACGCCCAGAAGCAGACCATCGGCGCGCCGCCGGAAGCGTCCAACATGAAGCTGGTCGGCACCAACGACCTCCAGGCGCGCAGCGCCTATCAGCCGACCATCCATTACCAGGGCGACCGCTGGATCGCCTATATCGGCCATCACGGCGGCACCGACGATGTGCCCGCGCCGGTCAACCCGATGACGGGACAGGCGGAGCCGAACGGAACCTCGATCGTCGACGTCACCGATCCCGCGCATCCAAAATATCTGCGGCATCTGCCGGGACAGGAAGGCAAGTACGAATCCGGCGGCGCGCAGATGGTGCGGGTGTGCGACGGCAAGTCGCTGCCGAAGGGCGATCCCGATGCGGTCTACATGCTGCGCACCTTCGGCAGCGAGGCGCATGAGATCTGGAACGTCGCTGACCCCGCCAATCCCGTGCTCGTCACGCGCATTGGCGGGCTGAAGGACACGCACAAGAGCTGGTGGGAATGCGACACCGGCATCGCTTTCCTTGTTTCCGGCGCGCCGGACTGGCGCACGCGGCGCATGACGCAGGTCTATGATCTCAGCGATCCCGCGCATCCGCAAAAGATCCGCGACTTCGGCCTGCCCGGGCAGGAGCCCGGATCGACCGGTCCAGTGCCGACCGAATTGCACGGGCCGATCTCGACCGGGCCGAACGGCAACCGCGTCTTTTTCGGCTACGGCACCAACAAGGGCGGCATCCTGCAGATCGTCGATCGCGACAAGCTGTTGAACGGGCCGAAGGAGCCGACGGCCGACAATCTGCGCTATCCCGAGATTGCGCGGCTGCCGATGTCCGCGTTCAACGGCGCGCACACCACGTTCCCGATGCTCGACATGCCGATCGCCGAATTTGCCGAGGACAAGGACGGCAAGACGCGCGACATCGTCATGATCGTTGACGAGGCGATCCTCAACGAATGCGGCGAGGCGCGGCAGATGGTGTGGTTCGCCGACGTCACCACCGAGACGCGACCGATGATGATCTCGAGCTACACCGTGCCGGAGGCCAGCGGGCAGTTCTGCCAGCGCGGCGGCCGCTTCGGCTCGCATTCGTCCAACGAGAGCATGGCGCCGGTCTATTACAAGAAGATGGCCTTTATCGCCTTCTTCAATGCCGGCGTGCGCGCGCTCGACATCCGCGATCCCTATCATCCAAAGGAGGTCGGCTATTTCATTCCGTCGATCACCAATGCGACCGACAAGCGCTGCATTCCGGTCGAGGGCGGCGAGCGCTGCAAGGTCGCGATCCAGACCAACAATGTCGAGACCGACGAGCGCGGCTACATCTACATCGTCGACCGTGCCAACACCGGCCTGCATATCCTCGAACTGACCGGACCCGCGCGCGCCGTCGCCGGCCTGCCGAAGAATTGA
- a CDS encoding LysE family translocator, whose product MMSTQAYLAFVAACIALALLPGPIVTLVIANGLRHGTRAALTNVAGAQAGLAIVIGVVAVGLTSLMATMGYWFDWVRFAGAAYLVWLGIKLIWAPVEGVSVDEPPAPPRGGFFLQGFLVLLSNPKVLVFFGAFIPQFMDMNQPHFPQVALLGATFMVTAVMTDALYAIAAGRARKFFSARRTRLMSRISGGFMIGGGIWLALTRAK is encoded by the coding sequence ATGATGTCCACGCAAGCCTATCTCGCCTTTGTCGCCGCCTGCATCGCCCTGGCGCTGCTGCCTGGGCCGATCGTCACCCTCGTCATCGCCAACGGCCTGCGCCACGGCACGCGTGCGGCGCTGACCAATGTCGCGGGCGCGCAAGCCGGCCTTGCGATCGTCATCGGCGTCGTCGCGGTCGGCCTGACCTCGCTGATGGCGACGATGGGCTACTGGTTCGACTGGGTGCGCTTTGCCGGCGCCGCCTATCTGGTCTGGCTCGGCATCAAGCTGATCTGGGCGCCGGTCGAAGGCGTCAGTGTCGACGAGCCTCCGGCGCCGCCGCGGGGCGGTTTCTTCCTGCAAGGCTTTCTGGTGCTGCTGTCGAATCCGAAGGTGCTGGTGTTCTTCGGCGCCTTCATCCCGCAATTCATGGACATGAACCAGCCGCACTTTCCGCAAGTCGCGTTGCTCGGCGCCACCTTCATGGTGACCGCGGTGATGACCGACGCGCTCTATGCCATCGCGGCTGGGCGCGCGCGAAAATTCTTCTCGGCCCGGCGCACCCGGCTGATGTCGCGGATCTCCGGCGGCTTCATGATCGGCGGCGGCATCTGGCTGGCGCTGACCAGGGCGAAATAA